A single window of Ficedula albicollis isolate OC2 chromosome 8, FicAlb1.5, whole genome shotgun sequence DNA harbors:
- the PRPF38A gene encoding pre-mRNA-splicing factor 38A gives MELKYVGGVYGGNIKPTPFLCLTLKMLQIQPEKDIIVEFIKNEDFKYVRMLGALYMRLTGTAIDCYKYLEPLYNDYRKIKSQNRNGEFELMHVDEFIDELLHEERVCDIILPRLQKRYVLEEAEQLEPRVSALEEDMDDVESSEEEEEEDEKLERIPSPDHRRRGYRDLDKPRRSPVVRYRRSRSRSPRRRSRSPKRRSPSPRRERHRSKSPRRHRSRSRERRHRSRSKSPGHHRSHRHRSHSKSPERSKKSHKKSRRGNE, from the exons ATGGAGCTGAAGTACGTGGGGGGCGTCTATGGAGGGAACATTAAACCCACGCCCTTCTTGTGCTTGACGCTGAAGATGCTGCAGATCCAGCCCGAGAAGGACATAATCGTGGAGTTCATAAAGAACGAAGACTTCAA GTATGTTCGAATGCTTGGAGCGCTGTACATGAGACTGACAGGCACTGCCATCGACTGCTACAAGTACCTGGAACCGCTGTACAACGACTATCGGAAAATTAAAAGTCAGAACAGAAATGGGG AATTTGAGCTGATGCACGTGGATGAATTTATTGATGAGCTACTCCATGAGGAACGTGTTTGTGACATCATCCTGCCTCGACTGCAG AAACGGTATGTTCTGGAAGAAGCTGAGCAACTTGAGCCTCGTGTTAGTGCTCTGGAAGAAGACATGGATGATGTAGAATCtagtgaggaggaggaagaagaagatgaaaag CTGGAGCGGATCCCGTCTCCTGACCACCGCAGAAGGGGCTacagggacctggacaagcCCCGCAGGTCTCCGGTGGTGCGCTACCGGCGCAGCCGCAGCCGGTCCCCAAGGAG GCGCAGTCGCTCTCCGAAGAGAAGAAG CCCATCACCGCGCCGGGAGCGGCATCGCAGCAAAAGCCCAAGAAGGCACCGGAGCAGATCCCGGGAGAGGCGCCACAGATCGAGATCTAAATCTCCAG GGCATCACCGTAGTCACAGACACAGAAGTCATTCCAAATCACCTGAAAG ATCTAAGAAAAGTCACAAAAAGAGTCGGCGAGGGAATGaataa